Proteins encoded in a region of the Osmerus mordax isolate fOsmMor3 chromosome 17, fOsmMor3.pri, whole genome shotgun sequence genome:
- the sypl1 gene encoding synaptophysin-like protein 1, with amino-acid sequence MTGFRLNMAPLKEPLGFIKLVEWLTAIFAFGSCGGYSGKNIVSIFCGEGRNETLNATFSYPFRLSHVPLVESNTTLCNRTVASTHLVGDSASSAEFFVGVAIVCFLYAMVALLVYLGYMHVYKNSDFGPMFDFGLTAAIAFLWLVCSSAWAKGLQNVKDATSTPGIISTLALCKTEDVTCEVSQFANMRTLNVSVVFGYLNLLVWAGNAWFVYKETRWHSQKYSAQPGSGRAQAPAPI; translated from the exons CTGACGGCCATATTTGCTTTTGGGAGCTGCGGAGGATATTCAGGGAAGAACATTGTGTCGATCTTCTGCGGCGAGGGGAGGAACGAGACACTCAATGCCACTTTCAGTTACCCCTTCAG GTTAAGCCATGTGCCTCTGGTTGAGAGCAACACCACGCTGTGCAATCGCACTGTCGCCTCAACTCACCTGGTCGGGGACTCTGCGTCCTCGGCCGAGTTCTTTGTGGGCGTGGCCATCGTCTGTTTCCTGTATGCCATGGTGGCTCTGCTGGTCTACCTGGGATACATGCACGTCTACAAGAACTCTGACTTCGGACCCATGTTT GACTTTGGTCTGACGGCAGCCATAGCCTTCCTGTGGTTGGTGTGTTCCTCCGCATGGGCCAAGGGCCTGCAGAACGTCAAGGATGCCACCAGCACCCCTGGCATCATCTCCACCCTGGCGCTGTGCAAGACTGAGGACGTCACCTGTGAGGTCTCCCAATTTGCCAACATGCGCACCCTTAACGTCTCTGTG GTGTTCGGGTACCTGAACTTGCTGGTGTGGGCAGGTAACGCCTGGTTTGTTTACAAGGAGACCCGCTGGCATTCTCAGAAGTACTCCGCCCAGCCAGGCTCTGGAAGGGCACAAGCCCCGGCCCCTATTTAA